TACGCCCTGTTCGGGCTTGCCTGCCTCGGGGTGGCCGTCCTGGCGCTGCGGGCACCGCGCCGACCGCGGCTGGCCCAGCTCGCCTTCCTGGTCGTCGCCGCGTTCCTCATCTTCAGCAAGGTCTGGTCCCAGCAGTTCGTGCTCTGGCTGCTACCACTGGCGGTGCTGGCCCGCCCGAAGTGGGGTGCCATCCTGGCCTGGCAGTTCGCCGAGGTCTGCTACTTCGTCGCCTTCTACGGCGAACTGCTCGGCGCGGCGACCAGCCGACCGGTCTTCCCGGAGGGCGTGTTCGTGCTGGCCGCCACGCTGCGGCTGACCACTGTGGTGGTGCTGTGCGTGCTGATCGTCCGGGAGATCCTGCACCCCGAGCGGGACGCCGTACGGGCCACCTATGCCGACGATCCGGACGGCGGTGTGCTCGACGGCGCCCAGGACGTGTCATGGCGGGAGCGCTGGCGGCACCTGCGGGCGGTGGTCACGCAGGCGGCCCGCCGCCTGACCCGACGGCCCGGCGCAAGACGGGTCAGAGCCGGTACACCACGGCGCCGTCGATCTCCTGCCGGGTGATGCCGAGCGAGTCCACCGGGGCGTCGATGGTGATCTCCCACGGCGTTCCGGCCACCTGCCCACGCAGCAGCACCACCGTGCGGACGCCGAGCGTCCGCAGGTAGTCGACGCTGGTCTGGTCGGGGAACGACTGGCTCACCCGGCGGACGTCGTCGAGCTGGCGCGGAGTGAAGCCGCTGCCGCCGTTCACCACGTCCGTGAAGCCGCTGGTGGACCAGAGCATCACGTGCTGGTCCAGGCCCTGGTTGCTGGGCAGCACCAGCAGCGGCCCCTCCACCGTGCGCAGCGCGGCCGGTTGGGTCGGCACCACCGGGTGCGGCGTGGTGTTCAGGCCCTCGACGGTGACCAGCAGCAGCGGCAGCAGGGTGGCCAGGCGCAGCCACGGCCCCGGCCAGGACGGGATCCGCTGCGCGGCCAGGTCGCGGACCCGTTCGGTGAGGGCGGTGACCGCGCCCGCGGCGAGCAGGGCGAGCAGCAGCGTGGTCCAGAGCATCAACCGGCCCGGGGTACGCAGCGCGTTCCAGCCCGGTGCGTGCTCGAACAGGGGGACGTAGGTGAAGCTGCCGTCGAAGAAGCGGGTGCCCATCGCGAAGGCCATCGTCACCAGCACCCCGGCGAGGAGCAGCAGCCGGTGCCGTAGCCGCCAGACCGAGAAGAACAGCCCGCCGGCGGCCAGCGCGTAGAGCACGAAGCCCGGCAGCAGGGTCATCTCCGGGTGCCACGGCAGCGCCGCTCGCGCGCCCTCGTGCAGACCGCCCCAGATCCGCGATTCCGCGGGCGCGGTCACGAAGCCGGAAACCGGCGGCGAGAAGATGCTGATGTCGCCGATCGTGCGCTCGGCGTACGGGTGCAGCTCGGTCACCTTGAAGTACGGGATCGCCATCAGCAGACCCATCCCGGCGAAGAGCATCCCGCCGACCAGATCGGCGACGAGCAGCCGGCGGCCGAACGGCAGGGCCTGGCCGGTGCGGAGCCGCCGCGCGAGGAACAGGACGGCCGCGACCAGCACCGCGCAGGCCAGGAAGTACGCGAACGGCAGACCGATGCCGAAGCCGAGGCTGAGTTGCCAGGCCGCCACCAGCCAGCCGGCGTAGACCCAGCCGTCGTGTCGGCGCTCCGGCCGGTAGCCGTGCCGCAGCGACCAGCCGTGCCCGCGCGCCAGCATGGCCAGGGCGAGGGGGATCCCGCCGTTGGAGAGCACGTGCAGGTGCCCGGCCTGGGCCAGCAACCACGGCGCGTAGGTGTAGGCGACGCCGGCTACCGCGGCACCGATCCGGCCCGCGCCGAGCTGCCGGGCCAGCGCGTACGCCCCGAGCGTCGCGAGCGCGTGCGCCAGTACGAACATGATGTTGTAGCGCAGCACCGCGTCCTCGGGGCCGTTGCCGAGCATGCCGGCCGGGGCGTAGCCGAGCAGCGTGTCGGAGAACGCGAAGCTCCACAGCTCGGGGAA
Above is a window of Micromonospora coriariae DNA encoding:
- a CDS encoding ICP22 family protein; the encoded protein is MTTGQPGTGSARPTPTGDARIRPAIPTASGTPTLAARTAATASDTTTAAGTDHPASGDGTRASTGTNDGTKAATATDDPKPGSAKHDGPGLGSADGATTDRTATDSAATDSTAEPDAATGDAGADGAEKDSSVKAGAAAAGAVKAGAEKDGAAEGGPAEGDDAAKGAKGGDADGPVKADGEAKSAGSERWEAFASAPEPVPSRLGRAARAVGRFLIHEWTLATLGALALAVLMTWPTLRYPRYTLPQDHWDPSLQAWQMAWSGHILLTEPARLWQSNTFFPELWSFAFSDTLLGYAPAGMLGNGPEDAVLRYNIMFVLAHALATLGAYALARQLGAGRIGAAVAGVAYTYAPWLLAQAGHLHVLSNGGIPLALAMLARGHGWSLRHGYRPERRHDGWVYAGWLVAAWQLSLGFGIGLPFAYFLACAVLVAAVLFLARRLRTGQALPFGRRLLVADLVGGMLFAGMGLLMAIPYFKVTELHPYAERTIGDISIFSPPVSGFVTAPAESRIWGGLHEGARAALPWHPEMTLLPGFVLYALAAGGLFFSVWRLRHRLLLLAGVLVTMAFAMGTRFFDGSFTYVPLFEHAPGWNALRTPGRLMLWTTLLLALLAAGAVTALTERVRDLAAQRIPSWPGPWLRLATLLPLLLVTVEGLNTTPHPVVPTQPAALRTVEGPLLVLPSNQGLDQHVMLWSTSGFTDVVNGGSGFTPRQLDDVRRVSQSFPDQTSVDYLRTLGVRTVVLLRGQVAGTPWEITIDAPVDSLGITRQEIDGAVVYRL